A single window of Chitinophaga sp. XS-30 DNA harbors:
- a CDS encoding DUF5689 domain-containing protein, translating into MKKLTIYSFLLLSLAVLWGCEKGAYPGARISPYIAMFDVRNLYKGSDITLTTENMFGSNKITGVVVSDHSGGNMPEGLLVIQDSRRLSQLRGISIPIGAAAASYVPGDSVIVDVEGTVLKRIDGILQLTGVAPAAITKVASGITVPLNRVPANLILADPERYESTLSVIVKGGFNPLPAPTDVLAGEKVLNDGFGELVLHTETSASFANTPAPFNANYYGIVFNTIGADDQLVPQFRLRTGDDVVVLSSEIEVTPVIITGFMSDVKGGDGNYEYIQMMATEDIDFAATPYSVVVTNNANASKPTGFPVNGWGTGDRRTFKFDLTSGFAAKGSFFYVGGTGKMINGSGSTSMASSNWIRSFNYVNQDGDGFGTKTGGLFANSGNASGVAVFKGTTVNLETRPVDVIFVGSGGSLYTLSTNPPRGYRITNTDWYDVKNPITLEDQPFYRMGSNTLFLSYNTADQGYFNFLGGEYSPSLGRWLKARTQTALLLTKQSEIIEIEGEGATILR; encoded by the coding sequence ATGAAAAAGTTAACAATATATTCCTTCCTTTTACTATCGCTCGCTGTACTGTGGGGATGTGAAAAAGGCGCCTACCCGGGCGCAAGGATCAGTCCCTATATCGCCATGTTCGACGTCCGTAACCTTTATAAAGGTTCAGACATTACCCTTACCACGGAGAACATGTTCGGCTCTAACAAGATCACCGGGGTAGTGGTCTCTGACCATTCCGGCGGCAATATGCCCGAAGGCTTGCTGGTAATCCAGGACAGCCGCCGTTTATCCCAGCTTCGCGGGATATCCATTCCCATTGGTGCAGCTGCCGCCAGCTATGTGCCGGGCGATTCCGTGATCGTGGATGTTGAAGGCACTGTGCTCAAAAGAATAGACGGCATCCTTCAACTGACCGGCGTTGCCCCTGCTGCCATAACCAAAGTTGCATCCGGTATTACCGTACCGCTGAACAGGGTTCCGGCGAACCTTATCCTCGCTGATCCGGAACGTTATGAAAGCACTTTGTCCGTTATCGTGAAAGGTGGCTTTAATCCGCTCCCGGCACCTACCGATGTGCTGGCGGGCGAAAAAGTGCTGAACGATGGTTTCGGTGAGCTTGTGCTCCATACGGAAACTTCCGCTTCATTCGCCAATACCCCCGCGCCCTTCAACGCCAACTATTATGGCATCGTTTTCAATACCATTGGTGCGGACGATCAGCTGGTTCCGCAGTTCCGGCTGCGTACCGGCGATGATGTGGTGGTGCTCAGCTCCGAAATAGAAGTAACACCGGTGATCATCACCGGCTTCATGAGCGATGTAAAAGGTGGTGACGGCAACTATGAATACATACAGATGATGGCCACAGAAGATATCGACTTCGCCGCCACGCCCTATTCCGTTGTGGTGACCAACAATGCCAATGCCTCCAAACCCACAGGTTTCCCTGTCAACGGCTGGGGCACAGGCGACAGACGTACTTTCAAGTTTGATCTCACATCCGGCTTCGCCGCCAAAGGCTCTTTCTTTTACGTAGGCGGCACCGGTAAAATGATCAACGGATCAGGATCTACCAGCATGGCCAGCTCCAACTGGATCAGAAGCTTTAACTATGTTAACCAGGACGGCGATGGTTTTGGCACCAAAACCGGCGGCCTTTTCGCCAACAGCGGCAACGCCTCCGGCGTAGCGGTGTTCAAGGGCACCACCGTAAACCTGGAAACAAGACCGGTAGATGTGATCTTCGTTGGCTCCGGCGGCAGCCTTTATACCCTCAGCACCAATCCTCCGCGGGGATACCGCATCACCAATACCGACTGGTATGATGTGAAAAATCCCATCACACTGGAAGACCAGCCGTTCTACAGAATGGGTTCCAATACCCTCTTCCTCTCGTACAACACGGCAGACCAGGGGTATTTCAATTTCCTGGGAGGCGAATACAGCCCCTCTCTCGGAAGATGGCTGAAAGCGCGTACCCAGACCGCTCTGCTGTTGACCAAACAATCAGAGATCATTGAGATCGAAGGCGAAGGCGCCACCATCCTCAGATAA
- a CDS encoding SusC/RagA family TonB-linked outer membrane protein, whose protein sequence is MKHFFLLITGLQLCAYSMTAAKTVWKHPDASTPENKRTGNLVIPSRHYEDIVVRGKVTDENGDPLIGVNIKAKNSNKGAVTDKDGNYMLTLPSSGAVLIFSFLGYIPREITIDKTQVFDLQLTPDPKALDEVVVTALGIKREEKALGYATTVVKGEQLTDALSSNWTDALSGKVAGLNMLRSNAGPTGSNKIILRGENNLTGDNEALIVVDGIVINQGSARRTGNGGEATYGTGSDNMPADYGSGMNDINPEDIETITVLKGPGAAALYGQRGANGAIIITTKSGSSKRKGLGVTINSNASIEEVNRWPDLQFEYGQGLDGAAYYSYGAGPDGSSTSGTSSAYGPRFDGQMFYQYDPKLQAVGTERTPWVPYKNKVNNYFETGETFTNTISVDGGTDKTTARFSLTNVQNNWIMPNTGYKRNTVSMSVNSKVNDKLRITSKVNYTNKSSDNLPGSGYGNQSIMYWYIFWQPNADLDWLRNYWVNGQEGRKIKYPYSTFPENPYAIAYEFLNESNRHGITGNIQATYDLTKELSLMVRTSVDMTYEQRAQKRPYDAGSKLQKGSFRTQNIFSMEASSDFLLKYAKKINSDFDISITGGGSILRNTYNRDENRADSLTYPGLYIMTNAAGPLETRPYRSRYAINSFYGLISAGYKDFLFMDLTARQDWNSALATPARTDNAGFFYPSANLSFIASEVLSLPKSINFAKLRLSLSSVGSGGVIPYRTAYNYATAGSLYDGGLQTPSLLANPNLRPLRTFTFETGLAMKMLKNRLGFDLAVYSGKTRDQHLDRVLDRASGFTRILINAGEVSNQGLELALNGTPVKSKNFTWNMNAVFSVNRNRIEDLTDSTLVLQTGPVGGGQIVAKVGGSMGDLYGRGYVRAPDGQVVYDANTGVALISQDVTYLGNTIPKGRVGFTNEFRYKQFRLSLQFDAQYGAVGHSLTHYKMAEQGKLTKTLPGRYNGIIGNGVIQDADGKYVQNNVIATDIDEYYRSHFGVDNAEGSTFSTDFIKFREARIDYSLNSAVVKRLGLQRFTVGVYGRNLHIWSEWPMFDPEFGTLSGSDIVKGFEIAQFPSTRTLGVNLVVGF, encoded by the coding sequence ATGAAACATTTTTTCCTACTTATCACCGGCCTGCAGTTGTGTGCTTACAGCATGACCGCTGCAAAAACGGTATGGAAGCACCCGGATGCTTCAACACCTGAAAACAAAAGAACAGGGAACCTGGTAATACCCTCCCGCCATTATGAAGATATTGTGGTAAGGGGCAAGGTGACCGATGAAAACGGCGATCCGCTGATCGGTGTGAACATCAAAGCGAAGAACAGCAACAAGGGCGCCGTCACTGATAAAGACGGGAATTATATGCTCACGCTCCCTTCCTCCGGCGCCGTACTGATATTTTCTTTCCTGGGTTATATTCCCCGTGAAATAACGATTGACAAAACGCAGGTTTTTGACCTGCAGCTCACTCCCGACCCGAAAGCGCTGGACGAAGTGGTGGTAACGGCACTTGGTATCAAACGCGAGGAAAAAGCATTGGGATACGCGACTACCGTAGTAAAAGGCGAACAGCTGACTGACGCTCTTTCCAGCAACTGGACGGATGCCCTCTCGGGAAAAGTGGCCGGCCTCAATATGCTGCGGTCAAATGCAGGCCCCACCGGCTCCAACAAGATCATCCTGCGTGGGGAGAACAACCTCACGGGTGACAATGAAGCGCTGATCGTGGTGGATGGAATCGTTATTAATCAGGGTAGCGCCCGCCGCACAGGCAACGGGGGCGAAGCCACTTACGGTACCGGCAGTGATAACATGCCGGCTGACTACGGCAGTGGTATGAATGATATCAACCCGGAAGATATTGAAACCATAACGGTGCTGAAAGGCCCTGGGGCCGCCGCATTATATGGCCAACGTGGTGCGAACGGCGCGATCATCATTACCACAAAATCCGGCAGTTCCAAAAGGAAAGGCCTTGGCGTGACCATCAATTCCAATGCTTCAATAGAAGAAGTGAACCGCTGGCCTGACCTTCAGTTCGAATACGGTCAGGGGCTGGATGGCGCAGCCTATTATTCCTATGGTGCTGGTCCGGATGGCAGCAGCACCAGCGGTACCAGCTCCGCTTATGGCCCCAGGTTTGATGGCCAGATGTTCTATCAGTACGATCCTAAGTTACAGGCAGTAGGTACGGAAAGAACGCCCTGGGTACCCTACAAAAACAAGGTCAATAATTATTTTGAAACGGGGGAAACCTTTACCAATACCATCAGCGTTGATGGCGGTACAGACAAGACCACTGCACGTTTTTCCCTGACCAATGTGCAGAATAACTGGATCATGCCCAATACAGGGTATAAACGCAACACCGTTTCCATGTCCGTCAATTCAAAAGTGAATGACAAACTTCGGATCACTTCCAAAGTGAACTATACCAATAAATCGAGCGATAACCTGCCGGGTTCCGGTTATGGCAACCAGTCTATCATGTACTGGTATATTTTCTGGCAGCCCAATGCGGATCTCGACTGGCTGAGGAACTATTGGGTAAACGGGCAGGAAGGCCGCAAGATCAAATATCCCTACAGCACCTTCCCGGAAAACCCTTACGCCATCGCCTACGAATTCCTCAATGAATCTAACCGTCACGGCATAACAGGCAATATTCAGGCAACCTACGATCTTACAAAGGAATTAAGCCTGATGGTGAGGACTTCCGTCGATATGACCTATGAGCAGCGTGCCCAGAAGCGTCCCTACGATGCAGGCTCCAAGCTGCAGAAAGGAAGCTTCCGTACACAGAACATTTTTAGTATGGAAGCCAGCAGCGACTTCCTGCTGAAATACGCGAAAAAGATCAACAGCGATTTCGATATTTCGATTACCGGTGGTGGTAGCATATTGCGGAATACCTACAACAGGGATGAGAACCGTGCGGACTCGCTGACCTATCCCGGTCTGTACATCATGACCAACGCCGCCGGGCCGCTGGAGACCAGACCTTACAGAAGCAGGTATGCCATCAATAGCTTCTACGGGCTGATTTCCGCAGGGTATAAAGACTTCCTGTTTATGGATCTTACCGCCCGCCAGGACTGGAACAGTGCATTGGCGACACCTGCCCGTACTGACAATGCAGGGTTCTTCTATCCCTCTGCCAATCTGAGTTTCATTGCATCAGAAGTGCTGAGCCTCCCCAAGTCCATAAACTTTGCCAAACTCAGGTTATCTCTGTCAAGCGTGGGCAGCGGTGGTGTTATACCCTATCGTACCGCCTATAACTACGCTACTGCTGGGAGCCTGTATGATGGTGGGTTACAGACCCCATCCCTACTGGCAAACCCGAATCTTCGCCCGCTCCGGACCTTCACTTTTGAAACAGGCCTGGCGATGAAAATGCTCAAAAACCGCCTGGGCTTTGACCTGGCTGTATATAGTGGCAAAACAAGGGATCAGCACCTGGATCGTGTACTTGATCGTGCTTCAGGGTTTACCCGGATTCTGATCAACGCCGGTGAAGTGAGCAACCAGGGGCTTGAACTGGCGCTGAACGGTACACCGGTAAAGAGCAAGAACTTCACCTGGAATATGAACGCCGTGTTCTCTGTGAATCGTAACAGGATAGAAGACCTGACAGACAGTACGCTTGTGCTGCAAACAGGCCCCGTTGGCGGCGGCCAGATCGTGGCGAAAGTAGGCGGAAGCATGGGCGACCTCTACGGCAGAGGGTATGTAAGAGCCCCGGACGGACAAGTGGTATATGATGCCAACACCGGTGTTGCCCTTATCTCACAGGATGTTACCTATTTGGGTAATACCATTCCCAAAGGACGGGTTGGCTTTACCAATGAATTCCGCTACAAGCAATTCCGCCTGAGCCTGCAGTTCGATGCCCAGTATGGTGCAGTAGGACATTCGCTGACGCACTATAAAATGGCGGAACAGGGCAAGCTTACCAAAACACTGCCCGGGCGATACAACGGCATCATAGGTAATGGCGTGATCCAGGACGCAGACGGGAAATATGTACAGAATAATGTGATCGCCACCGATATTGACGAATATTACCGTTCTCATTTTGGTGTAGATAATGCGGAAGGCAGCACCTTCAGCACTGATTTCATCAAGTTCAGAGAAGCGCGTATTGATTATTCCCTCAATTCTGCTGTTGTTAAAAGACTGGGTTTACAGCGTTTCACAGTTGGTGTATATGGCCGTAATCTCCACATCTGGTCGGAATGGCCCATGTTCGATCCCGAATTCGGAACGCTCAGCGGTTCGGATATCGTGAAAGGCTTCGAAATCGCGCAGTTCCCATCCACCCGTACGCTCGGAGTAAACCTGGTTGTTGGATTCTAA
- a CDS encoding SusD/RagB family nutrient-binding outer membrane lipoprotein encodes MKKILYKITGAATMISLLLSSCTKDFTEINTDLNNTPNALPQQLLAPALVSTLHYNMIRNRNFNNELMQVTVDQSDAEGRVFRYDFRANWADYLYNGMYSELTNFKDLYRIASEDLTMNQSYMGISLVCQSWIYSILTDTYGDLPYSQSNQARDSMIYEPAFDRQKDIYMGIFSNLEQANTLLSRNEGIVAASDPVYNGNISRWRKFSNSLYLRLLLRLSGKAEVADTCIAKIKEILETRTSTYPIIANNDESAILRWTGVGPFVSPYISVREQDFRSPGLASFFIDNLVNWNDPRIDIPVYGTSSINRWGIAPSRGAYVGLPSGYAPGQNPEKRSYFYSNTSAVSLQTDPMTGMMMNYAEVKFIMAEAALKGWIGSAAGTHYTEGALASIRLWLPAWPDVTTGITNIDEFLAAADIQWQEELTLEEKMERIHLQKYYALFLTDLQQWFEYRRTGHPTLPKGPGLRNNGVMPARMTYPVYVQSTNPTNYKAVVAAQGPDAISTEVWWQRP; translated from the coding sequence ATGAAGAAGATACTATATAAAATAACAGGTGCCGCAACGATGATCAGTTTATTGCTCTCATCCTGCACCAAAGATTTCACCGAGATCAATACAGACCTGAACAATACGCCCAATGCCCTGCCGCAGCAGTTGCTGGCCCCGGCGCTGGTGAGCACGCTCCATTACAACATGATACGGAACCGCAACTTCAACAATGAGCTGATGCAGGTGACCGTGGATCAGAGTGATGCGGAAGGCAGGGTATTCCGTTACGATTTCCGCGCCAACTGGGCGGATTACCTCTATAACGGCATGTATTCCGAACTGACCAATTTCAAGGACCTGTACAGGATCGCCAGTGAAGACCTGACCATGAACCAGTCGTACATGGGCATCTCCCTGGTCTGCCAGTCATGGATCTATTCCATACTCACGGATACTTATGGAGATCTTCCCTACTCGCAATCGAACCAGGCGAGAGACAGCATGATCTATGAACCGGCATTCGACAGGCAGAAAGATATCTACATGGGCATCTTCAGCAACCTGGAGCAGGCGAATACGCTGCTGAGCCGGAATGAAGGTATTGTAGCGGCAAGCGATCCGGTGTACAACGGTAACATCAGCCGCTGGCGCAAGTTCAGCAACTCTCTTTATCTGAGGTTGCTGCTCAGGCTGTCCGGCAAAGCCGAAGTAGCGGATACCTGCATCGCAAAGATCAAAGAGATACTGGAAACAAGAACATCTACTTATCCCATCATCGCCAATAACGATGAATCCGCCATCCTGAGGTGGACCGGTGTAGGGCCATTTGTTTCGCCTTATATCAGTGTAAGGGAACAGGACTTCCGCTCACCCGGCCTCGCCAGTTTCTTCATCGATAACCTGGTGAACTGGAATGATCCCCGTATCGATATCCCTGTGTACGGAACAAGCAGCATCAACAGATGGGGCATTGCACCGTCAAGAGGCGCTTATGTAGGCCTCCCCAGCGGCTACGCCCCCGGCCAGAACCCGGAAAAAAGATCATACTTCTATTCCAATACCTCCGCCGTATCGCTGCAGACAGATCCCATGACGGGAATGATGATGAACTATGCGGAAGTGAAATTCATCATGGCGGAAGCCGCGCTGAAAGGATGGATCGGCAGCGCTGCCGGAACGCATTACACGGAAGGCGCTTTAGCCAGCATCAGGCTGTGGCTGCCCGCATGGCCGGATGTAACCACCGGCATCACCAATATCGATGAATTCCTGGCCGCAGCTGACATACAGTGGCAGGAAGAACTGACATTGGAGGAAAAAATGGAACGCATCCACCTGCAGAAATATTACGCGCTTTTCCTGACGGACCTGCAGCAATGGTTTGAATACCGCCGCACCGGTCACCCTACGCTGCCTAAAGGCCCCGGCCTCCGGAATAATGGCGTAATGCCGGCAAGGATGACCTATCCCGTATATGTGCAATCCACCAACCCTACCAACTATAAAGCCGTTGTGGCCGCACAGGGTCCGGATGCGATCTCTACGGAGGTATGGTGGCAGAGACCTTAA
- a CDS encoding AsmA-like C-terminal region-containing protein — protein MKDKRETIVMRKKWIFRISLSLIIFVLLLVGTAVIVLITQQQRLVNLAVTELNKQFKGELTIGKSNISPFRHFPYISIALHDVRFYPDKQRKGKPVYEVGRLYAGFSLPDIFRQQYNVKRLFLRDGYLHLVKEKNGKLNLMEAKNIREDTTAAGNEASGELAIDLRKMVLKDIHVSFLDKRTGQLYSTDISRLSTAFKTDSNHLSVDLKSDMLVDITSPSDTTFFRHKQLQLDVSADYDKKLQRVLLSSGGIKLQEASFMIDGTADLAGKTRVDLRIKGDKPDISLFTAFIPGDAAAALKPFRYDGRIYFDGTIKGEVSKEQLPLISVSFGCEDAWFLNAEADRKVDQLGFSGFYTNGSEHSLRTSELHLTNMNARPGKGIFKGNFVMHDFTDPRMLMQIKSELELKFVGEFLGIPDLRHMTGKIKLDMDFKELVDPDLPEQFLGRLKDGVQSELTVEDLSFRIPGHPHPVRDMNLHAEMRNGRIVLDSLSLRLGKSDLRVDGSLSDLVAFLHDHEKPVALALHASSSTLALKELFAYDTAIAARTTEEIRGFNIGLSLKTSVQQLRHPAPLPKGVFELKKLNAAFKTYPHAFHDLGATVTINDTALLLRNFAGMIDQSDIRFSGRVNNYQLWFQSFKKGRTQIAFDLKSGRLAMQDLLGPVSRKYVPEEYQQEEARNVWLRAKADLRYDTAFKFARIQIANISGEVKRHDLQLKNISGKMIYGANRILKVDTLKGSVGRSDFDLSLRLFAGKDKRMKKRTNYLHLSSRFLDIDQLSSYSFAPAAAPPSSSSAKKAPADSSVHAKAFNIFMIPFSDFDVRLDIGRLKYHRLRLKELTARLRMQEDHHIFIDTFGVKVADGAMGIKGYLNGSDPEKIYFNSAIHVDDIDLEKMMIRLDHFGQDLVINKNIKGRLSGNIKSHVQVHPDLVPLMNDSKAELDVAIYNGSLVDFAPMQAMSGYFKDKNLRLVRFDTLRNVLTFTNGVLNIPAMNINSSLGFIEISGKQALDLSMEYYMRIPMKMVTQVGFRALFGKKQADVDMDQVDEIEYRDADKKLRFMNLKVTGTPDNFKVGLGKAKGRS, from the coding sequence GTGAAGGATAAACGTGAAACTATCGTCATGCGCAAAAAGTGGATATTCAGGATTTCGCTGTCACTGATCATTTTCGTGCTGTTGCTTGTCGGAACCGCTGTTATCGTGCTGATTACGCAGCAGCAACGCCTGGTCAACCTCGCTGTAACTGAACTGAATAAACAGTTCAAAGGGGAATTGACCATAGGAAAGAGCAATATCTCCCCGTTCAGGCATTTTCCATATATCTCCATCGCCCTGCATGATGTCCGTTTTTACCCGGACAAGCAGCGGAAAGGGAAACCGGTGTATGAAGTAGGGCGCCTCTATGCGGGTTTCAGCCTGCCGGATATTTTCCGGCAGCAGTATAATGTGAAACGCCTCTTCCTGCGGGATGGCTACCTGCACCTGGTGAAGGAAAAGAACGGAAAGCTGAACCTGATGGAAGCCAAAAATATCAGGGAAGATACCACTGCCGCCGGAAACGAAGCATCGGGCGAACTGGCGATAGACCTGCGGAAAATGGTGTTGAAGGATATTCACGTTTCTTTTTTGGACAAGCGCACCGGACAGTTGTACAGCACTGATATCAGCAGGCTTTCCACTGCTTTTAAAACGGACAGCAACCATTTGTCCGTTGATCTGAAAAGCGATATGCTCGTTGATATCACCAGTCCCTCCGATACCACATTCTTCCGGCACAAACAATTGCAGCTGGATGTCAGTGCGGACTATGATAAAAAGCTGCAGCGTGTGCTCCTGTCCTCCGGCGGTATTAAATTGCAGGAAGCTTCGTTCATGATCGATGGTACGGCGGACCTTGCCGGGAAAACGCGCGTTGATCTGCGGATCAAGGGAGACAAGCCCGATATCAGCCTGTTCACCGCCTTCATCCCCGGTGATGCCGCGGCAGCGCTGAAGCCTTTCCGGTACGATGGCCGCATCTACTTCGATGGCACCATCAAAGGCGAAGTTTCCAAAGAACAGCTGCCGCTCATATCCGTTTCTTTCGGTTGTGAAGATGCCTGGTTCCTGAATGCGGAAGCAGACAGGAAAGTGGACCAGCTGGGCTTCAGCGGCTTCTATACCAATGGCAGCGAACACTCGCTGCGCACCTCGGAGCTGCATCTCACCAATATGAATGCCCGGCCGGGGAAAGGGATATTCAAAGGCAATTTTGTAATGCACGATTTCACCGATCCCCGGATGCTCATGCAGATCAAATCCGAGCTGGAACTTAAATTCGTCGGGGAATTCCTGGGCATCCCCGATCTCCGGCATATGACCGGAAAGATCAAGCTTGATATGGATTTCAAGGAACTGGTGGACCCCGATCTGCCCGAACAGTTCCTGGGCAGATTGAAAGATGGCGTACAAAGCGAACTGACAGTGGAAGACCTTTCTTTCCGCATCCCCGGGCACCCGCATCCGGTACGGGATATGAACCTTCATGCGGAAATGAGGAACGGCAGGATTGTGCTGGACTCGCTGAGCCTGCGGCTGGGCAAGTCAGACCTGCGGGTGGATGGATCGCTTAGTGACCTGGTTGCCTTTTTGCACGACCATGAAAAACCGGTGGCGCTTGCGCTCCATGCGAGCAGTTCAACCCTTGCGCTGAAGGAATTGTTTGCCTATGATACCGCCATCGCTGCCCGGACAACAGAAGAGATACGGGGCTTTAATATCGGGCTTTCCCTGAAAACCAGCGTGCAGCAGCTGCGGCATCCCGCCCCTCTGCCCAAAGGTGTATTTGAGCTGAAAAAACTGAATGCTGCTTTTAAAACCTACCCGCATGCCTTTCACGACCTGGGAGCAACGGTCACTATCAACGACACTGCCCTGCTGCTCCGGAATTTTGCAGGCATGATAGACCAGTCGGATATCCGTTTCAGCGGACGGGTCAATAACTACCAGCTCTGGTTCCAATCTTTCAAAAAGGGGAGAACACAGATCGCCTTCGACCTGAAATCCGGCCGCCTGGCGATGCAGGACCTGCTTGGTCCCGTCAGCCGCAAATACGTCCCGGAAGAATATCAGCAGGAAGAAGCCCGCAATGTATGGCTGCGCGCCAAGGCAGATCTGCGGTATGATACTGCTTTCAAGTTTGCCAGGATACAGATCGCCAATATCTCCGGCGAGGTAAAACGGCATGATCTGCAACTGAAGAACATCAGCGGGAAAATGATCTATGGCGCCAACCGGATATTGAAAGTGGATACATTGAAGGGAAGCGTTGGCCGCAGTGATTTTGATCTCAGCCTGCGCCTGTTTGCCGGCAAAGATAAAAGGATGAAGAAAAGAACGAATTACCTGCATCTCAGTTCCCGCTTCCTGGATATCGACCAGTTGAGCAGTTACAGTTTTGCCCCTGCTGCCGCGCCGCCATCTTCATCTTCCGCTAAGAAAGCGCCCGCAGATTCCTCAGTGCATGCCAAAGCATTCAACATCTTCATGATCCCGTTCTCTGATTTTGATGTGCGGCTGGATATCGGCAGGCTCAAATACCACCGGCTCCGGCTCAAAGAACTCACCGCGCGCCTGCGCATGCAGGAAGACCATCACATCTTCATAGATACCTTCGGTGTGAAGGTAGCGGACGGCGCCATGGGTATCAAAGGCTACCTGAACGGGAGCGATCCGGAAAAAATATATTTCAACAGCGCCATTCATGTAGATGATATTGACCTGGAAAAAATGATGATCCGGCTGGACCATTTCGGGCAGGACCTGGTGATCAATAAAAACATCAAAGGCCGCCTGAGCGGCAATATCAAAAGCCATGTACAGGTGCATCCGGACCTGGTGCCGCTGATGAATGACTCCAAAGCGGAACTGGATGTAGCGATATACAACGGCAGTCTCGTGGATTTTGCACCCATGCAGGCCATGTCCGGCTACTTCAAAGACAAAAACCTCCGCCTCGTCCGGTTCGATACCCTGCGCAATGTGCTCACGTTCACCAACGGCGTGCTCAATATCCCCGCCATGAATATCAATTCCTCGCTTGGATTCATAGAAATATCCGGTAAACAGGCGCTCGATCTGAGCATGGAGTATTATATGCGCATACCCATGAAAATGGTCACACAGGTGGGTTTTCGGGCATTATTCGGCAAAAAGCAGGCGGATGTGGATATGGACCAGGTGGATGAGATCGAGTACCGCGATGCGGATAAAAAGCTGCGTTTCATGAACCTGAAGGTCACCGGTACACCGGATAATTTCAAGGTAGGGCTGGGTAAGGCGAAGGGCCGGTCCTGA